A region from the Mustela erminea isolate mMusErm1 chromosome 2, mMusErm1.Pri, whole genome shotgun sequence genome encodes:
- the NAP1L5 gene encoding nucleosome assembly protein 1-like 5, which yields MADSENQGPAEPSQAAAAAAAAAAEAAAAAEEVMAEGGAQGGDSDSAAGDSDSAAGQTAEEPQTPAENAPKPKNDFIESLPNSVKCRVLALKKLQKRCDKIEAKFDKEFQALEKKYNDIYKPLLAKIQELTGEMEGCAWTLEGEEEDDDEEEYEDEEEGEEEEEEEEEAAAEAAAEAAAAKDEGPHSAVPDDAKK from the coding sequence ATGGCTGACTCGGAAAACCAGGGGCCCGCGGAGCCAAgccaggcggcggcggcggcagcggcggcggcagcggaggcggccgcggcggcggagGAGGTAATGGCGGAAGGCGGAGCGCAGGGGGGAGACTCTGACAGCGCGGCTGGGGACTCCGACAGCGCGGCCGGTCAGACGGCGGAGGAGCCGCAGACCCCCGCGGAGAATGCACCAAAGCCTAAAAATGACTTTATCGAGAGCCTGCCTAATTCGGTGAAATGCCGAGTCCTGGCCCTCAAAAAGCTGCAGAAGCGATGCGATAAGATAGAAGCCAAATTTGATAAGGAATTTCAGGCTCTGGAAAAAAAGTATAACGACATCTATAAGCCCCTACTTGCCAAGATCCAGGAGCTCACCGGTGAGATGGAGGGGTGTGCATGGAccttggagggggaggaggaggacgacgaCGAGGAAGAGTACgaagatgaggaggagggggaagaggaggaggaggaggaggaggaggctgctgCAGAGGctgcggcggaggcggcggcggccaaAGATGAGGGTCCCCACTCTGCAGTGCCTGATGACGCCAAGAAATAA